A single genomic interval of Stieleria maiorica harbors:
- a CDS encoding type III PLP-dependent enzyme domain-containing protein, with protein MNELLQQVATEFGTPCYVYCIDQIRSRCQLVKDVFGSRFQISYAVKCNPNRGLLERLRECVDLLDISSVGELHRAIDAGWSASSLSFTGPGKRPHEIEEAVRVGIGEMVVESVPEAIALNRYAEQLGRVQPVLVRISPAKLPRGFGVRMAGRPSQFGIDEEDIDLEMPRIQSLSNLEIRGLHIYSGTQCLNTQSVIENYSIMIDLFRRVAHTHDLSPQRLVFGSGLGIPYYQEHEPIDLNEVASETCPMLDALRGEQRFSEAKCVLETGRFIVGEAGYFLTGVVARKHSRGTEFAILDGGMNHHLGACGHLGTVIHQNHRMFKVSPDGAGESATQKYDLVGPLCTTIDTVGHDVELTELEIGDVIAIQSSGAYGRSASPLGFISHKAPKEILLDVTGTGPDLHDVTESWP; from the coding sequence ATGAACGAACTCTTGCAGCAGGTGGCAACCGAATTCGGAACACCCTGCTATGTATACTGCATCGATCAGATCCGTTCGCGCTGCCAACTCGTCAAAGACGTGTTCGGGTCGCGCTTTCAAATCTCGTATGCGGTGAAATGCAATCCCAACCGGGGCCTGCTGGAACGGTTGCGCGAGTGCGTCGATCTGCTCGACATTTCATCGGTCGGCGAATTGCATCGTGCGATTGATGCGGGCTGGAGTGCATCGTCGCTTAGTTTTACGGGACCGGGCAAACGCCCCCATGAGATTGAAGAGGCGGTCAGGGTGGGCATCGGCGAAATGGTCGTCGAATCCGTCCCGGAAGCGATCGCCTTGAATCGGTACGCCGAACAACTCGGCCGCGTCCAGCCCGTTCTGGTCCGGATCTCTCCCGCCAAGTTGCCTCGAGGGTTCGGTGTCCGCATGGCGGGGCGACCGAGCCAGTTCGGGATCGACGAAGAAGACATCGACCTGGAGATGCCTCGAATCCAGAGCCTATCAAACCTGGAGATACGCGGGTTGCATATCTATTCGGGGACCCAGTGCCTGAACACACAATCAGTCATCGAAAACTACTCGATCATGATTGATCTTTTCCGTCGGGTTGCCCACACCCATGATCTGTCGCCCCAACGATTGGTCTTCGGATCCGGCCTGGGGATTCCCTATTACCAAGAACACGAACCCATTGACTTGAATGAGGTTGCCAGCGAAACCTGCCCCATGCTGGACGCGCTTCGGGGCGAGCAACGATTTTCCGAAGCCAAGTGTGTCCTGGAAACGGGCCGATTCATCGTCGGTGAAGCCGGCTATTTCTTGACCGGTGTGGTGGCGAGAAAACATTCACGCGGCACCGAGTTTGCCATCCTTGATGGTGGCATGAACCATCATCTCGGTGCCTGTGGCCACTTGGGGACGGTGATCCACCAAAACCACCGCATGTTCAAAGTGTCCCCCGACGGAGCAGGAGAATCCGCGACCCAGAAATATGACTTGGTTGGTCCTCTTTGCACGACGATCGATACCGTCGGCCACGATGTTGAATTGACGGAACTTGAGATCGGCGATGTGATCGCAATTCAAAGCAGTGGAGCATACGGGCGCAGCGCCAGTCCGCTCGGTTTTATCAGCCACAAGGCTCCCAAAGAGATTCTTCTGGATGTGACAGGAACCGGCCCGGATTTGCACGATGTGACCGAGAGCTGGCCATAG
- a CDS encoding ArnT family glycosyltransferase produces MHRPPVFPVIAGSLNLVFGAFGIYLTQAIFHSLSCVLLFDIGSSCFTPRTGFLAALLFALNFIFVFANLRPLSEVTFTLLALGGVRYVLVSLDSSGDDRRLSASLLIAAILFALCILTRPAGLYLPLLCIAAVAVNGISRRKYFATAVQVTLFALVVYLPAYAWTWRNHRATGLAKLTSTDVGMPVYYLGAAAYQIHHGVDREEALQMIQNEFQIPSNHELHNHDFVGGNLSEKYFSVKQAVRPVLKKYPIATIQAGTTGILRAVGSHTAANSALALAMEWNPPGFGRLVKGDQQAFRDVFKNSLALVGIVVWQLMLSGMTLAFAALTALLMLRHPMRYRLSAWLVLLAAGHFLVMPALSAFVASSRAAVPLWPFALVLAADTMSRFVFDRRHHEDPDVLESPGTPNSV; encoded by the coding sequence ATGCACCGCCCTCCCGTGTTTCCCGTCATTGCGGGATCCCTAAATCTGGTCTTCGGGGCGTTCGGGATTTATCTGACGCAGGCGATCTTTCATTCGCTGTCGTGTGTGTTGTTATTTGATATTGGGTCGAGTTGTTTCACACCTCGAACTGGTTTCCTCGCCGCGTTGCTGTTCGCACTGAACTTCATTTTTGTCTTTGCAAATCTTCGGCCGCTGTCAGAGGTTACCTTTACGCTTCTCGCTTTGGGCGGCGTGCGATACGTGCTGGTCTCACTCGATTCATCCGGGGATGATCGCAGGCTTTCAGCCAGTCTTTTGATCGCGGCGATACTCTTTGCACTCTGTATCTTGACTCGGCCTGCCGGCTTGTATCTGCCATTGCTTTGCATCGCCGCTGTTGCCGTCAATGGTATCAGCCGTCGAAAGTATTTTGCGACCGCCGTTCAAGTGACGTTATTCGCACTGGTCGTGTACCTGCCGGCATATGCGTGGACTTGGCGGAATCATCGCGCGACCGGGCTTGCCAAACTCACGTCAACGGATGTCGGGATGCCCGTGTACTACCTGGGGGCGGCCGCATATCAGATTCATCACGGGGTGGACCGCGAGGAAGCCCTTCAGATGATCCAAAACGAGTTCCAGATTCCGTCCAACCATGAGCTTCACAATCATGATTTCGTGGGGGGGAATCTGTCGGAGAAGTACTTCAGTGTGAAGCAAGCGGTCCGACCGGTCCTGAAAAAATATCCCATCGCGACGATTCAAGCGGGCACCACCGGAATCCTGCGGGCGGTCGGATCGCATACGGCGGCGAACTCGGCACTCGCGCTCGCGATGGAATGGAATCCCCCGGGATTCGGTCGACTGGTCAAAGGCGACCAACAGGCGTTTCGCGACGTCTTTAAGAACTCATTGGCCCTGGTGGGAATTGTCGTCTGGCAGCTCATGCTGAGCGGAATGACGCTCGCTTTTGCCGCACTGACAGCCCTGTTGATGCTCCGGCATCCAATGCGTTACCGACTGTCGGCCTGGTTGGTCCTTTTGGCGGCCGGCCACTTTCTTGTGATGCCCGCCCTTTCCGCATTTGTCGCGTCGTCTCGTGCTGCGGTTCCCTTGTGGCCATTTGCACTTGTCTTGGCTGCGGACACGATGTCGAGGTTTGTGTTCGATAGGCGTCATCACGAGGATCCCGACGTCCTTGAGTCTCCTGGGACGCCCAACTCCGTTTAG
- a CDS encoding DUF1549 domain-containing protein, whose protein sequence is MLASLVAGTTNGQFDALIDREVARQHGERETALISRCSDEVFLRRVYLDLSGRNPTAAQAREFLDSEAPNKRDALIDELIERPSFGVNLADRWDTELTYGDSQWPLIPFTRWLQRQFNEDRPWDETARELLTATGAQFSNPAVTMFFGAGKNQTLSPEQATDLVGRAFMGITLECAQCHDHPNSEWTHRQYWGIAGFLGNTTLTSKWPNRALAPSREVHEVEGVVVGVADAAAPDWRYESPDRALNVVASLPDQETGTEGRAAAYRRVRYRAEFADWLLQCETPYLARSFVNRVWHHLFGCGLVDPVDDHRTNNPPRYTELHNELVKKFREDGYKIKKLYREICQSATYQQEGVSHDDPRDLAGTNLRVLSPNQLFDCFHSILGEEAVTYTRGIYGARGARRGFIRGFGDEASIGKPTSFSKGMRDFLKVLNSQKIEGGTRWRIEQHRDLWDTPPAIVEELFLLTLSRRPSPNELSTMLQFIQESESADQGYEGVLWTLLNSGEFFVIP, encoded by the coding sequence GTGCTTGCCAGCCTTGTCGCGGGGACGACGAATGGCCAGTTCGACGCATTGATCGATCGTGAGGTTGCCAGGCAGCATGGCGAACGCGAGACCGCCTTGATTTCGCGGTGTTCCGACGAGGTCTTCTTGCGGCGTGTGTACCTGGATCTTTCTGGTCGAAATCCTACCGCAGCGCAAGCGAGGGAGTTTCTTGACAGCGAAGCACCCAACAAACGCGATGCGCTGATCGACGAACTGATTGAACGGCCCAGTTTTGGGGTCAACTTGGCGGATCGGTGGGATACCGAATTGACGTACGGGGACTCACAGTGGCCGCTCATCCCCTTCACACGATGGCTGCAACGTCAATTCAATGAGGATCGTCCGTGGGACGAGACGGCCCGCGAATTGCTCACTGCGACGGGAGCACAGTTTTCCAATCCGGCCGTTACGATGTTCTTTGGCGCGGGAAAGAACCAAACGCTTTCACCGGAACAGGCGACCGATCTGGTTGGTCGGGCATTCATGGGAATCACCCTGGAGTGCGCCCAGTGTCACGATCACCCCAATTCCGAATGGACCCACCGACAATATTGGGGCATTGCGGGTTTTTTAGGCAATACAACACTCACTTCAAAATGGCCCAACCGCGCCCTGGCACCATCCCGTGAGGTCCATGAGGTCGAAGGGGTTGTCGTCGGGGTTGCCGACGCAGCCGCCCCGGATTGGCGTTACGAATCGCCGGATCGCGCGCTTAATGTGGTGGCATCACTTCCCGACCAAGAGACCGGAACGGAAGGTCGTGCCGCTGCGTACCGGAGGGTTCGCTACCGAGCGGAGTTTGCCGACTGGCTTTTGCAGTGCGAAACGCCCTACCTGGCCCGATCCTTCGTCAATCGCGTTTGGCATCACCTGTTCGGCTGCGGCTTGGTCGACCCCGTGGATGACCACCGCACCAACAATCCGCCGCGATACACTGAGCTGCACAATGAGCTGGTGAAAAAATTCCGCGAAGACGGTTACAAGATCAAGAAGCTGTACCGTGAGATCTGTCAGTCTGCGACTTACCAACAGGAGGGTGTGTCGCACGACGACCCGAGAGATTTGGCGGGTACCAATCTCCGCGTTCTCTCACCCAACCAACTGTTTGATTGTTTTCACTCGATTCTGGGTGAAGAGGCGGTGACGTATACGCGGGGCATCTATGGGGCGCGAGGCGCACGTCGCGGATTTATTCGAGGATTCGGCGACGAGGCGTCCATCGGGAAACCGACCAGTTTTTCCAAAGGAATGCGCGACTTTCTCAAGGTCCTAAACTCACAAAAGATCGAAGGCGGAACGCGATGGCGGATCGAACAGCACCGGGACCTTTGGGACACGCCCCCGGCGATAGTTGAAGAGCTGTTCCTTCTGACACTCTCACGTCGCCCCAGTCCGAATGAGTTGTCAACGATGCTCCAGTTCATCCAGGAAAGTGAATCGGCGGATCAGGGGTATGAAGGCGTGCTGTGGACACTCTTGAATAGCGGCGAATTTTTCGTTATTCCCTAA
- a CDS encoding glycosyltransferase family 2 protein: MFKITVGVCCYRQKQWLYRCLRSLSSQTLPHDQFEVLLVNDEPDEDLSDVQECFEEDSAFNIRLINNKQNLGLPGSLNQILRRSRGQYFVRVDADDYVSRHFLFVLSLFLDMNRTYQAVTCDYRKVNEVGTPLETLKFQDEPIACGIMYTYEALCNLNFYNEEFKMREGHDLLNRFSEKYCVMHLPFPLYRYRIHDSNRTHNADEVRRYDSQLEAASSAKDQGVSS, from the coding sequence ATGTTTAAGATTACCGTTGGTGTCTGTTGCTATCGCCAAAAACAATGGCTTTATCGTTGCCTGCGAAGCCTTTCCAGCCAAACCCTGCCGCACGATCAGTTCGAAGTGCTGTTGGTCAACGATGAACCAGACGAAGACCTGAGTGACGTCCAGGAGTGTTTCGAAGAGGACTCCGCCTTCAACATTCGCCTGATCAACAACAAGCAGAATCTTGGACTGCCCGGATCGCTCAATCAAATCTTGCGTCGATCCCGCGGCCAGTACTTCGTTCGCGTCGATGCCGACGATTACGTCTCAAGACATTTCCTTTTTGTCTTGTCGCTGTTTTTGGATATGAACCGCACCTACCAAGCGGTGACCTGTGACTATCGAAAAGTCAATGAGGTGGGAACACCGCTGGAAACGTTGAAATTCCAGGACGAGCCGATCGCCTGCGGCATCATGTACACCTACGAGGCACTTTGCAATCTGAATTTCTACAACGAGGAATTCAAAATGCGCGAAGGACATGATCTGTTGAATCGGTTCTCGGAGAAGTATTGCGTGATGCATCTGCCGTTCCCCCTGTATCGCTACCGGATCCACGATTCCAATCGGACGCACAACGCCGATGAAGTACGTCGGTATGACTCGCAGCTTGAAGCAGCCAGTTCCGCAAAGGACCAGGGTGTCAGTTCGTAG
- a CDS encoding NAD-dependent epimerase/dehydratase family protein, which translates to MNKIAIFGASGFVGSTLAEELLAEGVPVRCLIHSSGNAWRLSRHRIDLQMVDLLDPASVRRAIADCSHVVNCSRGKGEAMTVGAKNLIDVCAEANVERFVHISSVAVYGDAFSVPVISEDHATTPEHGSYGWKKLKQDEMVQRAFRRGLNSVVVCPPNISGPYSMFLEEICRELKAGTFAFVDEGRFPCPLIDVGNLTHALRQGLNASEGDGQRRLVCDEPTATWREVVTALSEMLEISNPIPSVTSAEAEELTRSKRPQKGSIKKSMGHLVSSGVRMSLRQDPYIGSLEKFAVNCAKRLPKTIQDQLRDDQKRISPVVAKPNVSVRLLSQQLRNVTYSCDAAKKAWGYDPPIDFAESMDRFQQWAKLHWGLGSAPYQLLAELR; encoded by the coding sequence ATGAACAAAATTGCGATTTTCGGTGCATCGGGATTTGTCGGCAGCACGCTTGCAGAAGAGTTGCTAGCCGAAGGAGTGCCTGTCCGCTGCCTGATCCATTCCTCGGGCAATGCGTGGCGATTGTCGCGGCATCGCATTGATTTGCAAATGGTCGATTTGCTCGATCCCGCGTCGGTCCGCAGAGCGATTGCCGATTGCAGCCATGTCGTCAATTGCTCACGCGGAAAAGGCGAGGCGATGACGGTCGGGGCGAAAAACCTGATTGATGTATGCGCCGAGGCGAACGTTGAGCGTTTTGTTCACATCAGCAGTGTGGCGGTGTACGGCGATGCGTTTTCTGTTCCCGTCATCAGCGAGGACCATGCCACCACTCCCGAACACGGATCGTACGGATGGAAGAAACTGAAACAGGACGAAATGGTCCAGCGGGCGTTTCGGCGGGGATTGAATTCGGTGGTGGTGTGCCCGCCAAATATTTCGGGTCCCTATTCGATGTTTCTGGAGGAAATCTGCCGTGAACTGAAAGCGGGGACCTTTGCCTTTGTCGATGAAGGCCGTTTCCCCTGTCCGCTGATTGATGTCGGAAACCTGACTCATGCACTGCGCCAAGGACTGAATGCGTCCGAGGGCGACGGGCAACGTCGCTTGGTCTGCGACGAACCCACGGCGACGTGGCGAGAAGTGGTCACTGCGTTGAGCGAGATGCTGGAGATTTCGAATCCAATCCCCAGCGTGACGTCGGCCGAGGCGGAGGAATTGACGCGGTCGAAACGGCCCCAAAAAGGGTCGATCAAGAAGTCGATGGGGCACCTTGTTTCATCAGGGGTGCGGATGTCCCTGCGGCAAGACCCGTACATCGGAAGCCTGGAAAAGTTTGCGGTCAATTGTGCGAAGCGGCTTCCCAAGACGATCCAGGATCAGTTGCGAGATGATCAAAAGAGAATCTCACCAGTCGTGGCCAAACCAAATGTTTCCGTGCGTTTGTTGAGTCAACAGTTACGGAACGTCACCTATTCCTGTGACGCGGCCAAGAAGGCATGGGGCTACGATCCGCCGATCGATTTTGCCGAGAGCATGGATCGATTTCAGCAGTGGGCGAAACTGCATTGGGGGCTGGGCAGCGCACCGTATCAACTACTCGCGGAACTGCGTTGA
- a CDS encoding glycosyltransferase family 2 protein, with protein MKTEQLNSDLTAANTESDRDGGDDRGLELSVVMPCLNEAETLQICIEKSLDTMQAHGIDGEVVIADNGSTDGSQEIARRSGARVVPVESKGYGSALRGGIAAAKGKFVIMGDADDSYDFTHIPRILEKLRDGNDLVMGNRFKGGIEPGAMPPLHRYLGNPVLSGIGRLFFSAPCGDFHCGLRGFRQDLVERLDLRTTGMEFASEMVVKSTLHKVRIAEVPTTLSPDGRSRAPHLRSFRDGWRHLRFMMLYSPRWLFLYPGLLVFLIGVVGMLWLLPGSRFVGNIVLDINTLLYAAGAVLIGFQAVLFSVLTKVFAVTSGLIPKPVSWEKWFQIAKLETGLILGGVLMVGGVIGSVFAVTQWGQESFGELDPSQMMRLVIPSVLAMALGCQIALFSFFFSVLGLARD; from the coding sequence ATGAAAACAGAGCAACTGAATTCGGACTTGACGGCTGCAAACACAGAATCTGACAGGGATGGGGGGGATGACCGCGGACTGGAGTTGTCGGTCGTCATGCCCTGCTTGAATGAAGCAGAAACGTTGCAGATCTGCATTGAGAAATCACTCGACACGATGCAAGCGCACGGCATCGATGGAGAGGTGGTAATCGCCGACAATGGAAGCACGGATGGCTCTCAAGAAATCGCGCGTCGCTCGGGAGCCCGAGTCGTGCCTGTCGAATCAAAAGGATACGGCAGTGCATTGCGAGGCGGAATCGCAGCGGCGAAGGGAAAATTCGTGATCATGGGTGACGCCGACGACAGCTACGATTTCACCCATATTCCTAGAATCCTGGAAAAACTGAGGGATGGAAATGATCTGGTGATGGGCAACCGATTTAAAGGCGGGATCGAACCGGGCGCGATGCCGCCTCTGCACCGCTATTTGGGGAATCCTGTGCTCTCCGGGATCGGGCGTTTGTTCTTTTCTGCCCCTTGCGGAGATTTTCACTGCGGACTCCGCGGTTTTCGCCAGGACTTGGTCGAGCGATTGGACCTCCGCACGACCGGGATGGAATTCGCCAGTGAAATGGTCGTCAAGTCAACCTTGCACAAAGTCCGCATCGCGGAGGTTCCGACTACGCTTTCTCCGGATGGACGATCGCGGGCACCACACTTGCGGAGTTTCCGGGACGGCTGGCGGCACCTCCGATTTATGATGCTGTACAGCCCGCGCTGGCTATTCCTCTACCCGGGACTGTTGGTTTTTCTGATCGGCGTCGTGGGGATGCTGTGGCTGCTTCCTGGCAGCCGATTTGTCGGGAATATCGTTCTGGACATCAACACACTGCTCTATGCCGCCGGGGCCGTCCTGATCGGTTTCCAGGCGGTCCTGTTTTCGGTCCTGACAAAGGTCTTTGCCGTGACCTCCGGCCTGATCCCCAAACCGGTATCGTGGGAAAAATGGTTTCAGATTGCGAAGCTGGAAACGGGGCTGATTCTTGGCGGCGTGCTCATGGTGGGCGGAGTGATCGGGTCCGTCTTTGCGGTGACCCAGTGGGGGCAAGAATCATTTGGCGAGCTTGATCCGTCTCAGATGATGCGTTTGGTCATCCCGAGTGTGCTCGCGATGGCGTTAGGTTGCCAAATCGCCCTTTTCAGTTTCTTTTTCAGCGTCTTGGGATTAGCCCGAGACTAG
- a CDS encoding O-antigen ligase family protein has protein sequence MIGIGATISSSLWGGVTVILAYLLNPHLVAREIPLQRYQFYATAAFVLSTMMYPASRLRSVGVDKWVFTFLWFYVADCCVVSLLLSRDPLWAIDHAIEFGKTILVAWLLTKIVHSERDIRILLIACVIGGFHAAFMHTVGIDLDWVSEKYKAEYGVLPEAQAPTNLLLLPLFVLIAMLGSTRYEKLLGWMGLPIVLNSIVESYQRAYFVGLLAESVFLLLFLPKRIAIRLIPVLAVAIVLYVSVLTPENYWSWMDTINEPTKEGSAASRYDLYKASGEMLADHPLGVGYRSFILESKKYYGASKAAHSTICTVACETGVQGFCLWLGAVLTTFWILRRIRKAADPSNPHQLEVYAMGIEIGLIGWLVGGLFHSDHQTDPAYWFLAFAVVLHRLRFAPPEIELDPNAPDAAGSTFG, from the coding sequence GTGATCGGGATCGGTGCTACGATCTCCAGTTCGCTGTGGGGTGGCGTGACGGTCATCCTGGCGTACCTGTTGAACCCACACCTGGTCGCCCGCGAAATCCCGCTGCAACGCTATCAGTTCTACGCCACCGCAGCATTCGTTCTCTCGACGATGATGTATCCGGCGAGCCGCTTGCGCTCGGTCGGTGTGGACAAATGGGTTTTTACCTTCCTTTGGTTCTATGTAGCTGACTGCTGTGTCGTATCACTTTTGCTGTCGCGAGATCCCCTTTGGGCGATCGACCACGCAATCGAATTTGGCAAAACGATTTTGGTCGCATGGCTGTTAACCAAAATCGTCCACTCGGAGCGGGACATTCGGATCTTGCTGATCGCTTGTGTGATCGGTGGGTTCCATGCGGCGTTCATGCACACCGTTGGAATCGACCTGGACTGGGTCTCCGAGAAATACAAGGCGGAATACGGCGTGTTGCCAGAAGCGCAGGCGCCGACCAACCTTTTGTTGTTGCCTTTGTTTGTGCTGATCGCAATGTTGGGCAGCACCCGCTATGAAAAGTTATTGGGATGGATGGGGCTTCCAATCGTATTGAACAGCATCGTCGAGTCTTACCAGCGTGCCTATTTTGTTGGGTTGCTTGCCGAAAGCGTCTTTTTGCTGCTGTTCTTACCCAAGCGGATCGCGATTCGCTTGATCCCCGTCCTGGCCGTTGCGATCGTTCTTTACGTCTCTGTATTGACGCCAGAAAACTATTGGTCGTGGATGGACACCATCAACGAGCCGACAAAGGAGGGTTCGGCAGCCAGCAGGTATGATCTCTACAAGGCTAGTGGTGAGATGCTTGCCGATCACCCGCTTGGCGTGGGCTACCGCAGTTTTATCCTTGAGTCGAAAAAGTATTATGGGGCCAGTAAAGCCGCGCACAGCACGATCTGTACAGTCGCTTGCGAAACGGGCGTGCAAGGATTTTGCTTGTGGCTGGGAGCCGTTCTGACCACGTTTTGGATTTTGCGTCGAATCAGAAAAGCTGCCGATCCAAGCAATCCGCATCAACTTGAAGTCTACGCCATGGGGATCGAGATCGGACTTATCGGTTGGCTGGTCGGCGGACTGTTCCACTCTGACCACCAAACCGATCCCGCATACTGGTTTCTCGCTTTCGCGGTCGTTCTACATCGGCTGCGGTTTGCGCCTCCTGAAATAGAACTCGATCCCAACGCGCCCGACGCTGCCGGTTCGACATTTGGCTGA
- a CDS encoding Gfo/Idh/MocA family protein — protein sequence MSSEFRIGIVGCGKISRRHVEACLMSTKVAITALVDPAIDNAVALSKEFGVTANIAANIDQCINELDGVIIAAPNNFHREIAITCAGAGVHVLIEKPIAGNSEDAEAICLAHERAGTVCSVGFVTRYRSNNRQMHRLIQSGYFGEITEFAYQFGSRGGWAPLSAYNLDKEATGGGVLVVTGSHFLDRMIHWFGIPTESCLWTDSEGGPEANSFAAFRFDREEDASIHGSARFSKTVALPAGFVMKTSKGIVSLVDSPDARIKIRTGDDSPTLAIEPDDESGNIFHAQVEDFVRACRGQESSVVSGRDALQSVLLTEELYRNSGALGEAPSTGVLRQSVSH from the coding sequence ATGAGTTCAGAATTTCGAATCGGGATTGTCGGTTGCGGGAAGATTTCGCGGCGTCATGTCGAAGCCTGCTTGATGTCGACCAAGGTTGCCATCACGGCTCTTGTTGACCCAGCGATCGACAACGCCGTGGCTCTTTCAAAAGAATTCGGTGTCACTGCGAATATCGCAGCGAACATTGATCAGTGCATCAATGAGCTGGACGGCGTGATCATTGCGGCACCGAACAATTTCCATCGCGAGATCGCAATCACCTGTGCCGGCGCCGGCGTTCATGTTTTGATTGAGAAACCTATCGCGGGGAACAGCGAAGACGCGGAAGCGATCTGCCTGGCACACGAGCGGGCGGGAACGGTGTGTTCGGTGGGGTTCGTGACGCGTTACCGGAGCAACAACCGCCAAATGCATCGCTTGATTCAATCAGGCTACTTTGGTGAGATCACTGAATTCGCTTACCAATTCGGATCCCGCGGTGGCTGGGCGCCACTTTCAGCGTACAACCTGGACAAAGAAGCCACCGGTGGTGGCGTGCTGGTCGTCACGGGATCGCATTTTCTGGATCGAATGATTCACTGGTTCGGGATTCCTACAGAATCGTGTCTATGGACCGATTCCGAAGGCGGTCCGGAAGCGAACTCATTCGCCGCCTTTCGATTTGACCGAGAAGAAGACGCATCCATCCACGGATCGGCGAGGTTCTCCAAAACCGTTGCACTGCCTGCGGGATTTGTGATGAAAACGAGCAAGGGGATTGTCAGTCTGGTGGATTCCCCGGATGCCCGCATCAAGATTCGTACCGGTGACGACTCGCCAACATTGGCGATCGAACCCGACGATGAGTCTGGAAACATCTTTCACGCACAGGTGGAAGACTTCGTCCGTGCATGTCGGGGACAAGAATCATCCGTGGTCAGCGGTCGCGATGCGCTGCAGTCCGTGCTCCTTACCGAAGAACTCTATCGCAACAGCGGGGCCTTGGGCGAAGCACCTTCAACCGGCGTCTTGCGTCAGAGCGTTTCTCACTGA
- a CDS encoding DUF1501 domain-containing protein, giving the protein MISRRNWLLSSGLAGFSAGFSGGSWLKASAEEAATKRKKCILIWLDGGPSHIDTLDPKPDAPDGHGGPLRPIQTSVAGIHLAESMPAIAKLIDRGAIIRGMSTQERQHAVGRKHLHTGYLTSQALDFPSIGSVVSYFHSESEGGPPRYVHLGGGDSSGCSSGFLGASHNPLKVVEQIDHLRSKVRPNEYSRRMKLLLDWEQTHPKKDEALFTAHRQTLRKTLDFMHSDYPGAFDLANEPDSIRQQYGKTKIGNACLQARRLVERDVSFVEVNSPHWDMHSGIYSEDTSGIKYRTLELDQAVAALTLDLDSRGLLNDTLIVWMGEFGRTPELRDGNRNGRDHYPTAWSTLLIGGGIPGGQVIGKTDERGATVLDRPVSAADFLATVYQIIGLDHRLEVIAPGNRPMQLVDRLATPVPIESLV; this is encoded by the coding sequence ATGATCTCACGACGCAATTGGTTGCTCTCCTCGGGCTTGGCCGGATTTTCGGCGGGGTTCTCTGGTGGAAGCTGGCTGAAGGCGAGCGCCGAAGAGGCCGCCACCAAACGAAAAAAGTGTATTTTGATCTGGCTTGACGGTGGCCCGAGCCACATCGACACGCTTGATCCAAAACCTGACGCTCCGGATGGGCACGGCGGACCGCTTCGACCGATCCAAACCTCGGTTGCCGGTATTCACCTCGCCGAATCCATGCCGGCCATCGCCAAGCTGATCGATCGTGGTGCGATCATCCGCGGGATGAGCACTCAAGAGCGCCAACATGCCGTTGGTCGGAAACACCTGCACACCGGCTACCTGACATCGCAGGCGCTCGATTTTCCCAGCATCGGGTCAGTCGTTTCATACTTTCACAGCGAAAGTGAAGGTGGGCCACCTCGCTACGTCCATCTGGGCGGCGGCGATTCGAGCGGCTGTTCCTCCGGTTTTCTGGGTGCCAGTCACAACCCGTTGAAGGTGGTGGAACAGATCGACCATCTCCGGTCCAAAGTACGTCCGAACGAGTATTCACGCAGAATGAAGCTACTGCTGGACTGGGAGCAGACTCACCCTAAGAAAGACGAAGCACTGTTCACGGCTCACCGTCAAACGCTCCGCAAGACGCTAGACTTTATGCATAGCGACTACCCCGGTGCGTTCGATCTGGCGAATGAGCCCGACTCGATTCGTCAGCAATACGGGAAAACAAAAATCGGCAATGCGTGCCTGCAGGCTCGCCGACTTGTCGAACGCGACGTCTCATTTGTCGAAGTCAATTCGCCACATTGGGATATGCATAGCGGTATCTATAGTGAAGACACGTCTGGAATCAAATACAGAACACTTGAACTGGACCAAGCGGTTGCGGCATTAACACTTGACCTGGACAGCCGGGGACTACTCAACGACACCCTGATCGTCTGGATGGGGGAATTTGGAAGAACCCCCGAGCTTCGTGACGGTAATCGAAATGGCCGCGATCATTATCCGACCGCTTGGTCAACGCTTTTGATCGGTGGTGGAATCCCCGGCGGGCAAGTGATCGGTAAAACGGACGAACGAGGTGCAACCGTGCTCGACCGTCCGGTCAGTGCGGCCGATTTCCTTGCAACGGTTTACCAGATCATCGGGCTGGATCACCGTTTGGAAGTGATCGCACCCGGCAATCGCCCGATGCAGCTGGTCGACCGCCTTGCGACCCCGGTCCCCATCGAAAGTCTGGTCTGA